One genomic segment of Pseudomonas fortuita includes these proteins:
- a CDS encoding NUDIX hydrolase — MPNAPRYCPHCTTELARGVPTGDTHERLHCTGCGYIHYINPKIIAGCIIERDGKYLLCQRAIPPRPGTWTLPAGFMEAGETTEQAALREVWEESGVRADIVSPYSIFSVPRISEVYIIFRAVVAEETGHYGPETLAYKFFEPDEIPWDDIYYPAIRQILERYILERQAGVYGIYMGNDDTGKVHFMR, encoded by the coding sequence ATGCCCAACGCCCCCCGCTACTGCCCGCACTGCACCACGGAACTGGCCCGGGGCGTTCCCACAGGCGACACCCACGAACGCCTGCACTGCACCGGCTGCGGCTACATCCATTACATCAACCCGAAGATCATCGCCGGCTGCATCATCGAGCGCGATGGCAAGTACCTGTTGTGCCAGCGCGCCATCCCGCCGCGCCCCGGCACCTGGACCTTGCCGGCCGGGTTCATGGAAGCTGGCGAGACCACCGAGCAGGCTGCACTGCGCGAGGTCTGGGAAGAAAGCGGGGTGCGTGCCGACATCGTCTCGCCCTACTCCATCTTCAGCGTACCCAGGATCAGCGAGGTGTACATCATCTTCCGCGCCGTCGTCGCCGAAGAAACCGGGCACTACGGGCCGGAGACCCTGGCATACAAGTTCTTCGAGCCCGACGAGATTCCGTGGGACGACATCTACTATCCGGCTATCCGGCAGATTCTCGAGCGCTACATCCTTGAACGGCAGGCCGGGGTCTACGGGATCTACATGGGCAATGACGACACTGGCAAGGTGCACTTCATGCGCTAG